The following are from one region of the Mesorhizobium sp. B2-8-5 genome:
- a CDS encoding anhydro-N-acetylmuramic acid kinase produces MEPIWAVGLMTGTVLDGNIDVALIKTDGERIADTGTYTLAPYPQSIRTLLEETLRQARAWNFEGPEPAIFREAEEALTRAQSAAVRDLVESQGMRMTDIGVVGFHGQTVLHRAPQPGRIGRTRQLGDGELMASLLGTKVAYDFRSADVAAGGQGAPLAAAYHAALLKEADASGDTAVLNLGGVGNITWWDGKDNIVAFDTGPANAPVNDFIKSKGLGEMDRDGKLAAAGKVDEERLARLLQHPYLTKPYPKSLDRFDFTAAMAEGLGAEDGAALLTAFTVSAVGKALDLLPRRPKRLAVSGGGRHNPTMMAMLESRAGVEVAQAETLGWKGDAVEAECFAFLAVRVLRGLPISFPSTTGAPAPMRGGKLAG; encoded by the coding sequence ATGGAACCAATCTGGGCCGTCGGCCTGATGACCGGCACGGTGCTCGACGGCAATATCGACGTGGCGCTGATCAAGACCGATGGCGAACGCATCGCCGACACCGGCACCTACACGCTGGCCCCCTACCCGCAGTCGATCCGCACCTTGCTCGAAGAGACGCTGCGCCAGGCGCGCGCCTGGAATTTCGAGGGACCGGAGCCGGCGATCTTTCGCGAAGCCGAGGAGGCGCTGACGCGCGCGCAATCGGCGGCGGTCAGGGATCTGGTCGAGAGCCAGGGCATGCGAATGACCGATATCGGCGTCGTCGGCTTCCACGGCCAGACCGTGCTGCATCGCGCTCCGCAGCCGGGACGTATCGGCCGCACCCGCCAGCTCGGCGATGGCGAGCTGATGGCCTCGCTGCTCGGCACCAAGGTCGCCTATGATTTCCGCTCGGCCGATGTCGCGGCTGGCGGACAAGGCGCGCCTCTAGCCGCGGCCTATCATGCCGCGTTGCTTAAAGAGGCGGACGCCAGCGGCGACACCGCCGTGCTCAATCTCGGCGGTGTCGGCAACATCACCTGGTGGGACGGCAAGGACAATATCGTCGCCTTCGACACCGGCCCGGCCAATGCGCCGGTCAACGATTTCATCAAGTCGAAAGGCCTCGGCGAGATGGACCGCGACGGCAAGCTGGCGGCTGCCGGCAAGGTCGACGAGGAGCGGCTCGCCCGGCTGCTGCAGCATCCGTATCTCACCAAACCCTATCCAAAATCGCTCGACCGCTTCGACTTCACCGCAGCGATGGCCGAGGGGCTCGGCGCGGAGGACGGCGCAGCATTGCTGACGGCCTTCACCGTGTCAGCCGTCGGCAAGGCGCTCGACCTGTTGCCGCGCCGGCCGAAGCGGCTGGCGGTCAGCGGCGGCGGCCGCCACAATCCGACGATGATGGCAATGCTCGAAAGCCGCGCCGGCGTCGAGGTCGCGCAGGCCGAGACGTTGGGCTGGAAGGGCGACGCGGTGGAGGCGGAATGCTTTGCTTTCCTAGCCGTGCGCGTGCTGCGCGGCCTGCCGATCAGCTTTCCAAGCACCACCGGCGCGCCCGCGCCGATGCGCGGCGGAAAGCTGGCTGGCTGA
- a CDS encoding GNAT family N-acetyltransferase codes for MKTSLQITAEPLPQDLAFLSGSLTAFNDADVGASGRKALAVIVRDEHGVIVAGISGYTAWGWLYVQWLWVDERLRGRRAAAGMLDAAEREAIARGCHGAWIDTFNPVAEKVYRRQGYQPFGTLPDFPTGRSRIFLQKKLPS; via the coding sequence ATGAAGACGAGCCTCCAGATCACCGCCGAGCCCTTGCCGCAGGACCTCGCTTTCCTGAGCGGGAGCCTCACCGCCTTCAACGATGCCGATGTCGGCGCGTCAGGCAGGAAGGCGCTGGCGGTTATCGTGCGTGACGAACATGGTGTCATCGTCGCCGGCATTTCCGGCTACACCGCCTGGGGCTGGCTCTACGTGCAGTGGCTGTGGGTCGACGAAAGATTGCGCGGCCGGCGCGCAGCCGCCGGCATGCTCGACGCCGCCGAACGGGAAGCCATCGCACGCGGTTGTCACGGTGCCTGGATCGACACCTTCAACCCGGTCGCCGAAAAGGTCTATCGGCGTCAGGGCTACCAGCCGTTCGGCACGCTGCCTGACTTCCCCACCGGCCGCAGCCGCATCTTCCTGCAGAAGAAGCTGCCGTCCTGA
- a CDS encoding MFS transporter, which translates to MSNTNQSAIMTHAPRAPIPAAAYLLTGCIAVIGSNSLVLGPIAPAVAASFGASVPAVMTAAAAFGLGTSASALFLARYIDRIGARRMLQGALLLLALALVASALAPTVVLLVTAQLVAGIAAGIAMPAIYASSAAIAPPGRESGTIGVVLTGWTLSMVAGVSLSAVIADLIHWRAVFAAVALLAGAAVAGLAMSSLHDVRKSGPAPSPLGALAVPGILPLLIACGAFMTAFYGVYGYLGDHLHEALGEPVSANGLAAVAYGLGFGAAALLDGVIDRLGARRVMPFAYLLVAAVYVAIALASAGFGLLLASIGVWGLANHFGLNVLVMRLTALDPARRGTIMGLNSAVTYLAVTVGTAGFGPLYTTLGFANCALIAAGLMLVAAGAAAWRPAGPR; encoded by the coding sequence ATGTCGAACACCAATCAATCTGCAATTATGACCCACGCGCCTCGGGCGCCGATACCGGCCGCCGCCTATCTGCTGACCGGCTGCATCGCCGTCATCGGCTCCAATTCCCTGGTTCTGGGACCGATCGCGCCCGCCGTCGCGGCGTCGTTCGGCGCAAGCGTGCCGGCGGTGATGACGGCTGCCGCCGCCTTCGGCCTCGGCACGTCGGCCAGCGCGCTCTTCCTTGCCCGCTACATCGACCGGATCGGCGCGCGCCGCATGCTGCAGGGCGCATTGCTGTTGCTGGCTCTGGCGCTCGTCGCCAGTGCTTTGGCGCCGACGGTCGTGTTGCTCGTCACGGCGCAACTCGTTGCCGGCATTGCCGCCGGCATCGCCATGCCGGCGATCTATGCCAGCTCGGCCGCGATCGCGCCGCCCGGCCGCGAGAGCGGCACCATCGGCGTGGTGCTGACCGGCTGGACGCTTTCGATGGTCGCCGGTGTCTCGCTGTCGGCCGTGATCGCCGATCTCATCCATTGGCGCGCCGTCTTCGCGGCCGTGGCGCTGCTGGCGGGAGCGGCCGTTGCCGGCCTTGCGATGAGTTCGCTGCACGACGTCAGGAAAAGCGGTCCGGCGCCGTCGCCGCTCGGCGCGCTCGCCGTTCCCGGCATCCTGCCGCTGCTCATTGCTTGCGGCGCCTTCATGACCGCCTTTTACGGCGTCTACGGCTATCTCGGCGACCATCTTCATGAAGCCCTCGGCGAGCCGGTCAGCGCCAACGGCCTGGCGGCGGTCGCCTACGGTCTCGGCTTCGGCGCGGCCGCTTTGCTCGATGGCGTCATCGACCGGCTCGGTGCGCGCCGTGTCATGCCGTTCGCCTATCTGCTGGTCGCCGCCGTCTATGTCGCCATCGCCTTGGCAAGCGCCGGCTTCGGCCTGCTGCTTGCGTCAATAGGCGTATGGGGTCTCGCCAACCATTTCGGGCTGAACGTGCTGGTCATGCGCCTCACCGCGCTCGATCCGGCGCGGCGCGGCACCATCATGGGTCTGAACAGCGCGGTCACCTATCTTGCCGTCACTGTCGGCACCGCAGGCTTCGGCCCGCTCTACACGACCCTCGGCTTCGCCAACTGCGCCTTGATCGCCGCGGGACTGATGCTGGTTGCGGCGGGCGCCGCGGCGTGGCGGCCGGCTGGTCCTCGATAA
- a CDS encoding Lrp/AsnC family transcriptional regulator codes for MDAETDDIQRNKHPVREIDPIDRKILGVLVEDATISYADLGERVGLSPPAAHERVKRLKRSGAIRATSAIIDPRAVKKPLLAFVHIDTRGWGKTPELMAVSKYPEVEEIHTVAGDTCMLLKVRTEDTRALEGLLARLYDTPGVTSTRSYVVLSTYLERPVQPEITSEWPAPKHMATPVY; via the coding sequence ATGGACGCAGAAACAGATGACATTCAGCGGAACAAGCATCCGGTCCGCGAGATCGACCCGATCGACCGAAAGATATTAGGCGTTCTGGTCGAGGACGCGACCATCAGCTATGCCGATCTGGGCGAGCGCGTCGGCCTGTCGCCGCCGGCGGCGCATGAGCGGGTCAAGCGATTGAAGCGCAGCGGGGCCATCCGCGCCACCTCGGCGATCATCGATCCGAGGGCGGTGAAGAAGCCGCTGCTGGCCTTCGTGCATATCGACACAAGGGGCTGGGGCAAGACGCCGGAACTGATGGCGGTCTCCAAATATCCGGAAGTCGAGGAAATCCACACGGTCGCCGGCGACACCTGCATGCTGCTCAAGGTGCGCACCGAGGACACGCGGGCGCTGGAAGGCTTGCTGGCCCGCCTCTACGACACGCCCGGCGTCACCTCGACACGCAGCTATGTCGTGCTGTCGACCTATCTCGAGCGGCCGGTGCAGCCCGAGATCACGAGCGAATGGCCGGCGCCGAAGCATATGGCGACACCGGTTTATTAA